One genomic region from Mycobacterium basiliense encodes:
- a CDS encoding SRPBCC family protein yields MPTVWTVEEHPHCGVQATVLTVEDGGRFRVTRIGAGHGVPVVLIPGTFDNRRLYLWPGGGGLAEMLAAAGFDAWIVERRGTGGVALSAQTRAGWAEMVRVDLPAAQRLINAETGRSAFWIGHSFGGAALARAAAETLQASQVEGLVLVNAALDIPLLANRMVVAAVTARLWGGVFPARRFRLGPEDEPVAALEDAVLWGATERAQGQIAAKLNTLDVPILALTSPRDAIAPATRCHRLARSFAGSDRRIQSAARRHGFARNHSHESPLLHPGAAADVFAFVRDWLTARSGATRPASTDTAAPTGRHRIDCTAELDASPEHVFHVLTRQWATLWPVRQRRVRDGVHPDEPDGLRSVRAQRVLGIWPIQEEIVTHSSPTLIEYRTVRGPVRNHHGRVELTPVSTGRTRLDYLMTFDTPPWMPGRLLVVALERVWRQWSLPRLRQQMTPTR; encoded by the coding sequence GTGCCCACCGTGTGGACCGTTGAGGAGCATCCACACTGCGGTGTGCAGGCGACGGTGCTGACCGTCGAGGACGGGGGGCGGTTCCGGGTGACTCGGATCGGTGCGGGCCATGGCGTGCCGGTGGTCCTGATCCCGGGGACGTTCGACAACCGGCGGTTATATCTGTGGCCGGGCGGTGGCGGCCTGGCCGAGATGCTGGCCGCCGCCGGCTTCGACGCATGGATTGTCGAACGGCGCGGGACAGGCGGGGTTGCCCTGAGTGCCCAGACCCGCGCCGGGTGGGCGGAGATGGTCAGGGTCGATTTGCCCGCAGCCCAACGGCTGATCAACGCCGAAACCGGCCGATCCGCATTCTGGATCGGCCATTCGTTCGGCGGGGCCGCGCTGGCCCGCGCCGCTGCCGAGACGCTACAGGCGTCCCAGGTCGAGGGATTGGTGCTGGTCAACGCGGCACTCGATATCCCGCTGCTGGCCAATCGGATGGTTGTCGCCGCCGTGACGGCCCGCCTGTGGGGTGGTGTGTTCCCGGCGCGGCGCTTTCGCCTCGGCCCCGAGGACGAGCCGGTCGCCGCCCTCGAAGACGCGGTGTTGTGGGGCGCGACCGAACGCGCCCAAGGCCAGATCGCGGCCAAACTCAACACACTCGACGTGCCGATACTGGCACTTACCTCGCCCCGGGACGCCATCGCCCCGGCGACCCGCTGCCACCGGCTGGCTAGGTCATTCGCCGGCTCCGACCGGCGTATTCAATCGGCCGCGCGCCGGCACGGGTTCGCCCGTAACCACAGCCATGAATCTCCCCTACTACATCCAGGCGCGGCGGCAGACGTCTTTGCCTTCGTGCGTGACTGGCTCACCGCTCGAAGCGGTGCGACCCGGCCGGCAAGTACCGACACCGCGGCGCCGACCGGCCGGCATCGGATCGATTGCACCGCCGAGCTGGACGCGTCGCCCGAGCACGTGTTCCACGTCCTCACCCGCCAGTGGGCAACTCTTTGGCCGGTGCGTCAGCGCCGGGTCCGTGATGGCGTGCACCCCGACGAGCCCGACGGCCTGCGTTCGGTCCGCGCCCAGCGGGTGCTGGGGATTTGGCCAATCCAGGAAGAGATCGTCACCCATTCGTCGCCCACGCTGATCGAATACCGCACCGTTCGCGGGCCGGTCCGTAATCACCATGGCCGGGTTGAACTCACACCGGTCTCCACCGGTCGCACCCGCCTGGACTACCTGATGACGTTCGATACCCCGCCCTGGATGCCTGGCCGCCTGTTGGTCGTCGCCCTCGAGAGGGTCTGGCGTCAGTGGAGCCTGCCCCGGTTGCGGCAGCAGATGACCCCGACGAGATGA